From a region of the Streptomyces sp. B21-083 genome:
- a CDS encoding radical SAM protein, with the protein MIGEVTGIRRIRMLYLQLLYRCNFECLHCFHGERLKHADAFTLDEAISLMVLMRDEYGTEAVTLLGGEPFVYKHLAEVVRYAKRELRQQVEICTNGYRIERRLTEIAPYVDLLRVSLEGIGSTNDHIRKVGSYQSALSALELARTLDVRTGATMTVTSRNIAEVLPLARTLQGFGVEQLKLHCLRPVGNAADHPELLVTDTGAYARLREHLQSAELAIDVIVDEDLSKHGAPEVCAPVDGPTEIERIEADPRGALTMSCKAVGKDSHAFWYDKRADRILHQPSSTDELTLAVPDVLYAHV; encoded by the coding sequence GTGATCGGCGAAGTGACCGGCATCCGCAGGATCCGGATGCTCTATCTGCAACTGCTGTACCGCTGCAACTTCGAGTGCCTGCACTGTTTCCACGGCGAAAGGCTGAAGCACGCCGACGCGTTCACACTGGACGAGGCGATCAGCCTCATGGTTCTCATGCGTGACGAATACGGTACCGAGGCCGTCACCCTGCTCGGCGGCGAGCCGTTCGTCTACAAGCACCTCGCCGAGGTCGTCCGGTACGCCAAGCGAGAACTGCGCCAGCAGGTCGAGATCTGCACCAACGGCTACCGGATCGAGCGGCGGCTGACGGAGATCGCCCCGTACGTGGACCTGCTGCGAGTCTCGTTGGAGGGCATCGGCTCGACCAACGACCACATCCGCAAAGTGGGCAGCTATCAAAGCGCGCTCAGCGCCCTGGAACTCGCCCGGACACTCGACGTCCGCACGGGCGCGACCATGACGGTCACCTCCCGGAATATCGCCGAGGTGCTGCCCCTGGCCCGCACCCTGCAGGGTTTCGGCGTCGAGCAGCTCAAGCTCCACTGCCTGCGACCGGTCGGCAACGCTGCCGACCACCCCGAACTCCTGGTCACGGATACGGGCGCTTACGCCCGCCTACGGGAGCATTTGCAGTCGGCCGAACTGGCCATCGACGTGATCGTCGACGAGGACCTCTCCAAGCACGGTGCTCCAGAAGTCTGCGCCCCTGTAGACGGACCGACGGAGATCGAGCGCATCGAGGCCGACCCTCGCGGGGCGCTCACCATGTCCTGCAAGGCCGTTGGCAAGGACTCCCACGCCTTCTGGTACGACAAGCGCGCCGACCGAATCCTCCACCAGCCGTCGTCCACCGACGAGCTCACGCTCGCCGTCCCGGACGTGCTGTACGCCCATGTCTGA
- a CDS encoding DUF4287 domain-containing protein, translated as MSHVLSEETHRNMLARIPQCTGREISDWLRTVDEGPSLFCFEEKVSWLRHEHNLAYGHAKALIHEYDLRRAARKFL; from the coding sequence ATGTCCCACGTCCTCTCCGAGGAGACCCACCGCAACATGCTCGCCCGCATCCCCCAATGCACCGGTCGTGAGATCTCCGACTGGTTGCGCACCGTAGACGAAGGCCCCTCCCTCTTCTGCTTCGAGGAGAAGGTCAGCTGGCTCCGGCACGAGCACAATCTCGCGTACGGCCATGCCAAAGCCCTCATTCACGAGTACGACCTGAGGAGGGCCGCGCGCAAGTTTCTCTGA
- a CDS encoding GntR family transcriptional regulator yields MAELDRSRNLWPQIADDLRRRLGAGEWASGERFPGTVALAAEYGVAQATTQKAVVALRTEGWLRLEVGQGSFVADSPPDED; encoded by the coding sequence ATGGCTGAGCTTGATCGTTCCCGGAATCTCTGGCCCCAGATCGCCGATGACCTACGTCGCCGATTGGGTGCCGGCGAGTGGGCGTCCGGTGAGCGTTTCCCCGGCACGGTGGCGCTGGCCGCTGAGTACGGCGTAGCTCAGGCGACAACGCAGAAAGCCGTAGTGGCACTGCGTACCGAGGGGTGGCTACGACTGGAAGTAGGGCAGGGTTCCTTCGTCGCGGACAGTCCCCCGGACGAGGACTAG
- a CDS encoding cyclopropane-fatty-acyl-phospholipid synthase family protein — translation MPGAASRLQSFAEQLLGVPLPMRIRAWDGSQAGPPGAPTLVVRNRRALRRLLWKPGELGLARAWVAGDLGIEGDFYAALDLLSGLVWERGEDARSLTEILRDPEARAAVRGLVGMAGLPVPPSPPREEVARRRRHLHTKRTDKRAVSHHYDVGNDFYGLVLGPSMVYSCAYWEAPDPVVGAGTLEDAQRDKLELICRKLALTPGQRLLDVGCGWGSLAVHAAREHGVHVVGVTLSQEQAAYARKRVADEGLTDRVEIRVQDYRDVTDGPFDAVSSVGMAEHVGSDQYLTYARDLYALLKPGGRLLNHQIARRPQSDEGAYSLDGFIDAYVFPDGELAPVGTTVTQLERAGFEVRDVESIREHYALTLRRWVANLEADWERAQRLAGPGRARVWRLYMAASALAFEHNRLGVNQVLAVRAAESGTSGMPLRARSWN, via the coding sequence ATGCCCGGAGCCGCGTCGCGGCTGCAGAGCTTCGCCGAACAGTTGCTGGGGGTCCCGCTCCCGATGCGCATCCGCGCCTGGGACGGTTCGCAGGCCGGCCCGCCCGGCGCTCCCACACTGGTCGTCCGCAACCGCCGGGCCCTGCGCCGGCTGCTGTGGAAACCCGGCGAACTGGGTCTCGCCCGGGCCTGGGTCGCCGGTGACCTGGGCATCGAGGGGGATTTCTACGCGGCCCTCGATCTGCTGTCTGGGCTGGTCTGGGAGCGCGGGGAGGACGCCCGGAGCCTCACCGAGATCCTGCGCGATCCCGAGGCGCGGGCCGCGGTGCGTGGGCTCGTCGGGATGGCCGGGCTTCCTGTTCCTCCCTCTCCGCCCCGTGAAGAGGTGGCGCGGCGACGCCGGCACCTCCACACCAAGCGCACCGACAAGCGCGCCGTCAGCCACCACTACGACGTCGGCAACGACTTCTACGGACTCGTCCTGGGCCCGTCCATGGTGTACTCCTGCGCCTACTGGGAAGCCCCTGACCCAGTTGTCGGTGCCGGCACCCTCGAAGACGCCCAGCGCGACAAGCTCGAACTCATCTGCCGCAAGCTCGCCCTGACGCCCGGGCAACGGCTCCTCGACGTCGGCTGCGGCTGGGGCTCCCTCGCCGTCCATGCCGCCCGCGAGCACGGCGTCCACGTCGTCGGGGTCACCCTCTCGCAGGAACAGGCCGCGTACGCCCGTAAGCGCGTCGCGGACGAGGGGCTCACGGACCGGGTCGAGATCCGGGTGCAGGACTACCGGGACGTCACCGACGGGCCCTTCGACGCCGTCTCGTCCGTGGGGATGGCCGAGCATGTGGGCAGCGACCAGTATCTGACGTACGCGCGCGATCTGTACGCCCTGCTCAAGCCGGGCGGACGGCTGCTCAACCACCAGATCGCCCGTCGGCCGCAGTCGGACGAGGGCGCGTACAGCCTCGACGGGTTCATCGACGCGTATGTCTTTCCGGACGGCGAACTCGCGCCCGTCGGCACCACCGTCACCCAGCTCGAACGGGCCGGGTTCGAGGTGCGTGACGTCGAGTCGATCCGGGAGCACTACGCGCTGACCCTGCGTCGGTGGGTCGCCAATCTGGAGGCCGACTGGGAGCGGGCCCAGCGGCTCGCCGGTCCGGGGCGGGCCCGCGTCTGGCGGCTGTACATGGCCGCCTCCGCCCTCGCCTTCGAACACAACCGCCTCGGCGTCAACCAGGTCCTCGCCGTGCGGGCCGCCGAGTCCGGTACCTCCGGGATGCCCCTGCGGGCCCGTTCCTGGAACTGA
- a CDS encoding HAD family hydrolase, producing the protein MALIILWDIDHTLIDNAGVSKEIYAAAFTALAGEPPKSAAVTEGRTDHLIMREMFLRNGFPEPDWADTEEALAGAGRERLGELRERGRALPGVREGLKEAAVRVEWVSSVLTGNIAANAQVKLSAFDLDTLVDLKVGAYGADSVERSELVDVARRRVRDHRTLPDNTPVVLVGDTPRDVEAALASGAHVIAVATGVHGKPELKAAGADLVLPDLTDTIGLLGLLEDLACG; encoded by the coding sequence ATGGCGCTCATCATCCTCTGGGACATCGACCACACGCTCATCGACAACGCCGGTGTCAGCAAGGAGATTTACGCCGCTGCCTTCACAGCACTGGCGGGTGAGCCGCCGAAGTCCGCCGCTGTGACCGAAGGGCGTACGGACCATCTGATCATGCGTGAGATGTTCCTGCGGAACGGGTTTCCCGAGCCCGACTGGGCGGACACGGAGGAAGCCCTCGCCGGTGCCGGGCGGGAACGTCTTGGTGAACTGCGCGAGCGGGGCAGAGCTCTCCCCGGCGTACGCGAGGGGCTCAAGGAAGCGGCGGTTAGAGTGGAGTGGGTGTCGTCCGTCCTCACGGGCAATATCGCCGCGAACGCGCAGGTGAAACTGTCCGCGTTCGACCTGGACACGCTGGTCGATCTGAAGGTCGGCGCTTATGGCGCGGACTCCGTCGAACGGTCGGAGCTGGTCGATGTCGCTCGTCGGCGCGTTCGAGACCACCGCACCCTGCCGGACAACACACCTGTCGTCCTCGTCGGAGACACTCCGCGAGACGTCGAGGCAGCGCTCGCTTCCGGCGCGCACGTCATCGCCGTTGCCACGGGCGTCCACGGGAAACCTGAACTGAAAGCGGCCGGCGCCGACCTCGTCCTTCCCGACCTGACGGACACCATCGGTCTGCTCGGCCTTCTGGAGGACCTCGCCTGCGGCTGA
- a CDS encoding ABC transporter permease, whose translation MFRTALRNVLAHKARLLMTVLAVMLGVAFVSGTLVFTNTLSNALQNSSAKGFDQVDVAVEPGYQEDVGDKIGKTPELTQALLEKTAKVPGAGSVIGVVNGFTAIADKDGQLIGGGFQSQGGNYWGDKDARYPLKDGSAPKGAGQVALDARTAERAGYKIGDTVRLSVNGPVLSPTVSGIFTTDDGNVAAGGSLALFDTTTAQRLFGKAGTYDEIDVKAAAGTSQAALKSALDKALPRGAVVTTTATQLADDQARNIAASMSGMKKGLLVFAGISLFVGTFIIANTFTMLVAQRTKELALMRAVGASRRQITRSVLIEAFVVGAVAAVTGLVTGIGIGAGLKALLGTLGATVPDGPLIVTPGTVGAALAVGILVTMLAAWLPGRRAAKIPPVAAMSSVHATATTKSLVLRNTLGALFSGAGVAVVLAATTMSGSDGQAPMGIGAVLLIIGVFILTPLLSRPMIASAAPLMRLFGVSGKLARQNSVRNPRRTAATASALMIGLTLITGMTVMAGSVQKSIDKMASDAVRADYVISMANGNDLSPDVAAKLAKTSEVTAASSVRYAAVGIAGTTESVTGVTGGAIGELTKLTLHDGTFKVSPTQVVVDDDTAKYRHWKVGSTFTVSYEDGQKQRLTVAAVYEGNELLSGVLLDNSLLDAHQTNASDLSDRQVMVKMSDGATSATKDRLEKALGSNPAIKIQDKKDISNETAKDVTLMLNMLYGLLAMAILVAVLGVINTLAMSVFERSQEIGMLRAIGLDRKGIKRMVRLESLVISLFGGVLGIGLGVFFGWAAGELVGTSLPTYELVLPWARMALFLLLAATVGVLAALWPARRAAGLNMLTAIKSE comes from the coding sequence ATGTTCCGTACCGCCCTGCGCAACGTACTCGCGCACAAGGCCAGGCTTCTGATGACCGTGCTCGCCGTGATGCTCGGCGTCGCGTTCGTGTCCGGGACCCTGGTCTTCACCAACACGCTCTCCAACGCCCTCCAGAACAGCTCCGCCAAGGGCTTCGACCAGGTCGACGTCGCCGTGGAGCCGGGCTACCAGGAAGACGTGGGCGACAAGATCGGCAAGACCCCGGAGCTGACGCAGGCCCTGCTGGAGAAGACCGCGAAGGTTCCGGGCGCAGGCTCGGTCATCGGCGTCGTGAACGGCTTCACCGCCATCGCCGACAAGGACGGCCAGCTCATCGGCGGCGGATTCCAGTCACAGGGTGGCAACTACTGGGGCGACAAGGACGCCCGGTACCCGCTGAAGGACGGCAGCGCGCCGAAGGGCGCCGGCCAGGTCGCCCTCGACGCGAGGACCGCCGAGCGGGCCGGCTACAAGATCGGCGACACCGTGCGCCTCTCGGTGAACGGCCCGGTGCTCTCCCCCACCGTCTCCGGCATCTTCACCACGGACGACGGCAACGTCGCGGCCGGCGGCAGCCTCGCCCTGTTCGACACGACGACCGCGCAGCGGCTGTTCGGCAAAGCGGGCACGTACGACGAGATCGACGTCAAGGCGGCGGCCGGAACGAGTCAGGCCGCACTCAAGTCGGCCCTGGACAAGGCGTTGCCGCGAGGCGCCGTCGTGACGACGACGGCCACCCAGCTCGCCGACGACCAGGCACGGAACATCGCCGCGTCGATGAGCGGTATGAAGAAGGGCCTGCTGGTCTTCGCGGGCATCTCGCTCTTCGTCGGTACGTTCATCATCGCCAACACCTTCACCATGCTGGTCGCCCAGCGCACCAAGGAACTGGCGCTGATGCGGGCGGTCGGTGCCTCACGCCGGCAGATCACGCGGTCCGTGCTGATCGAGGCGTTCGTGGTCGGCGCGGTGGCGGCGGTGACCGGGCTCGTCACGGGCATCGGGATCGGAGCGGGGCTGAAGGCCCTCCTTGGCACGCTCGGCGCGACCGTGCCCGACGGGCCGCTGATCGTCACCCCGGGCACGGTCGGCGCGGCCCTCGCGGTCGGCATCCTGGTCACCATGTTGGCGGCCTGGCTCCCCGGCCGCCGCGCCGCGAAGATCCCGCCGGTCGCCGCCATGAGCAGCGTCCACGCGACCGCGACCACCAAGTCGCTGGTGCTGCGCAACACGCTCGGCGCGCTCTTCTCGGGCGCGGGCGTCGCCGTGGTCCTCGCGGCCACGACGATGAGCGGCTCGGACGGCCAGGCCCCCATGGGCATCGGCGCGGTCCTGCTCATCATCGGCGTCTTCATCCTCACCCCGCTCCTGTCCCGCCCGATGATCGCCTCCGCCGCCCCGCTCATGCGCCTGTTCGGCGTCTCCGGGAAGCTGGCCCGCCAGAACTCGGTCCGCAACCCCCGCCGTACGGCCGCCACGGCCTCCGCGCTGATGATCGGGCTCACCCTCATCACCGGGATGACGGTGATGGCGGGCAGCGTCCAGAAGTCGATCGACAAGATGGCCTCGGACGCGGTCAGGGCCGACTACGTCATCTCGATGGCCAACGGCAACGACCTCTCCCCCGACGTCGCCGCGAAGCTGGCGAAGACGTCCGAAGTGACCGCCGCCAGCTCCGTACGCTATGCCGCCGTAGGTATAGCAGGCACGACGGAGTCCGTGACCGGCGTCACCGGCGGCGCGATCGGCGAGCTGACGAAACTGACGCTCCACGACGGCACGTTCAAGGTCAGCCCCACCCAGGTGGTCGTGGACGACGACACGGCCAAGTACCGTCACTGGAAGGTGGGTTCGACCTTCACGGTCTCGTACGAAGACGGCCAGAAGCAGCGGCTGACGGTGGCGGCCGTGTACGAGGGCAACGAGCTGCTGAGCGGCGTCCTGCTCGACAACTCGCTGCTGGACGCGCACCAGACGAACGCGTCCGACCTGTCCGACCGGCAGGTCATGGTGAAGATGTCGGACGGCGCGACGAGCGCGACCAAGGACAGGCTGGAGAAGGCCCTGGGCTCCAACCCGGCCATCAAGATCCAGGACAAGAAGGACATCTCCAACGAGACCGCGAAGGATGTCACGCTGATGCTGAACATGCTCTACGGCCTGCTGGCGATGGCGATCCTGGTCGCTGTCCTCGGGGTCATCAACACCCTGGCCATGTCGGTGTTCGAACGCTCCCAGGAGATCGGCATGCTCCGCGCGATCGGCCTCGACCGCAAGGGCATCAAGCGGATGGTCCGCCTGGAGTCCCTGGTGATCTCCCTCTTCGGCGGCGTTCTGGGCATCGGGCTCGGCGTGTTCTTCGGCTGGGCGGCCGGCGAACTGGTGGGCACGAGCCTGCCGACGTACGAACTCGTCCTGCCCTGGGCCAGGATGGCGCTCTTCCTGCTCCTCGCCGCCACGGTGGGCGTCCTCGCGGCCCTGTGGCCGGCCCGCCGCGCGGCCGGCCTGAACATGCTGACGGCGATCAAGTCCGAGTAG
- a CDS encoding class I SAM-dependent methyltransferase: METQSLWEHTLTFFPQFLAALTERVPAESTVAVIGASDGRLVLPLAAAGYRVLAFERDPLALHGGEVSLPGDVSPHAMGLIGRLKIEGLYDQVQIVEEDFLQTHANDAKCDAVWTSCSWHYSANHHRSLAEFVTRMQSLVRPGGLFGAEFMMPIEPRQAGIEHYTSPEKLSCHFNDQWRVLLTLSTNEFTERAHAGQLQDHTHRMGLFLAAHVPT, translated from the coding sequence GTGGAAACACAGAGTCTGTGGGAGCACACCCTCACGTTCTTCCCGCAGTTCCTGGCCGCTCTGACGGAACGTGTTCCCGCTGAGTCCACTGTCGCGGTCATCGGGGCGAGCGACGGCAGGCTGGTGCTGCCCCTCGCCGCGGCCGGCTACCGCGTCCTCGCCTTCGAACGTGACCCACTCGCTTTGCATGGTGGAGAGGTCAGCCTTCCGGGGGACGTCTCCCCTCACGCGATGGGACTCATCGGCCGGCTCAAAATCGAAGGCCTCTATGACCAAGTGCAGATCGTGGAGGAGGACTTCCTGCAGACGCATGCCAATGACGCGAAGTGCGACGCCGTTTGGACAAGCTGCTCCTGGCACTACAGTGCCAACCATCATCGATCTCTCGCCGAGTTCGTCACGCGCATGCAGTCCTTGGTCCGGCCCGGCGGCCTGTTCGGGGCTGAATTCATGATGCCCATCGAGCCTCGCCAGGCCGGCATCGAGCACTACACCTCTCCGGAGAAACTCAGCTGCCACTTCAACGACCAGTGGCGCGTGCTACTGACGCTAAGCACAAACGAGTTCACGGAACGAGCCCACGCGGGCCAACTCCAGGACCACACCCACCGCATGGGCTTGTTCCTCGCTGCCCACGTGCCGACGTAA
- a CDS encoding Bax inhibitor-1/YccA family protein: protein MRSSNPVFSRRGFSRDNGYAGFNTAPQAGGAAVGTQPGNPYADPHAQQGGNPYATNPYAQQGLQHGAPPQAPVSTGRMTMDDVVMRTATTLGVLVVTAALAWALLPVDDANISRSYGIAIGAGLVAMVLGLVQSFKRKASPALIVTYAALEGVFLGVVSSVVDNRIASGAAMQAVIGTLAVFTAVLVAYKAGWIRVNRRFYGFVMAAALGFVLLMAVNLLFAVFGGGDGLGFRSGGLGIMFGIIGILLGACFLALDFKQVEDGIAYGAPREEAWLAAFGLTMTLVWIYLEFLRLIAILQGND, encoded by the coding sequence ATGAGGAGCAGCAACCCGGTCTTCTCGCGACGGGGGTTCAGCCGCGACAACGGCTACGCGGGCTTCAACACCGCGCCGCAGGCCGGGGGCGCAGCTGTCGGTACGCAGCCGGGCAACCCGTATGCGGACCCGCACGCCCAGCAGGGCGGCAACCCGTACGCGACCAACCCCTATGCCCAGCAGGGCCTTCAGCACGGCGCACCGCCGCAGGCCCCGGTCTCCACCGGCCGGATGACGATGGACGACGTCGTCATGCGGACGGCCACCACGCTCGGTGTGCTCGTCGTCACGGCGGCGCTCGCCTGGGCGCTGCTGCCCGTGGACGACGCGAACATCAGCAGGTCCTACGGCATCGCCATCGGCGCCGGTCTCGTCGCGATGGTGCTGGGCCTCGTCCAGTCCTTCAAGCGCAAGGCCTCGCCCGCGCTGATCGTGACGTACGCGGCGCTGGAGGGTGTCTTCCTCGGCGTCGTCTCCAGCGTCGTCGACAACCGCATCGCGAGCGGTGCGGCCATGCAGGCCGTGATCGGCACGCTGGCGGTCTTCACCGCCGTACTCGTGGCGTACAAGGCGGGCTGGATCCGCGTCAACCGCCGCTTCTACGGCTTCGTGATGGCGGCGGCGCTCGGCTTCGTGCTGCTGATGGCCGTGAACCTGCTGTTCGCGGTGTTCGGCGGCGGTGACGGCCTCGGCTTCCGCAGCGGCGGCCTCGGCATCATGTTCGGCATCATCGGCATCCTGCTCGGCGCGTGCTTCCTCGCCCTCGACTTCAAGCAGGTCGAGGACGGCATCGCCTACGGCGCGCCGCGCGAGGAGGCCTGGCTCGCCGCCTTCGGCCTCACGATGACGCTGGTCTGGATCTACCTGGAGTTCCTGCGGCTGATCGCCATCCTGCAGGGCAACGACTAG
- a CDS encoding class IV adenylate cyclase — MKHEYEAKFLDIDVDALQAKLTGLGATQTFPRTRLTRKIFENDALDAGQWIRLRDEGTRSTLTLKHVTDATRIDGTTEIETEVGDLRAMAEILRGLGLREVRFQENYREEWHLGEVAFDFDTWPELPTFVEIEGPDEASVRQAAALLGLDYTAARFGSVDEIYKSESGRDILAEPTLLFADADKADVPVAGGHTN, encoded by the coding sequence ATGAAGCACGAGTACGAGGCCAAGTTCCTCGACATCGACGTCGACGCGCTCCAGGCCAAACTCACCGGCCTGGGCGCCACGCAGACCTTCCCCCGCACTCGCCTCACCCGGAAGATCTTCGAGAACGACGCCCTGGACGCCGGTCAGTGGATCCGGCTGCGCGACGAGGGCACGCGCTCCACGCTGACGCTCAAGCACGTCACCGACGCCACGCGTATCGACGGCACCACCGAGATCGAGACCGAAGTCGGCGACCTGCGGGCCATGGCCGAGATTCTGCGCGGCCTCGGCCTGCGAGAGGTCCGCTTCCAGGAGAACTACCGCGAGGAATGGCACCTGGGCGAGGTCGCCTTCGACTTCGACACCTGGCCGGAGCTGCCTACCTTCGTCGAGATCGAAGGACCCGACGAAGCATCGGTCCGGCAGGCAGCCGCACTGCTTGGCCTCGACTACACCGCTGCGCGCTTCGGCAGCGTCGACGAGATCTACAAGAGCGAATCCGGTCGCGACATTCTGGCCGAGCCCACGCTTCTCTTCGCCGACGCCGACAAGGCCGACGTCCCTGTGGCCGGGGGCCACACCAACTGA
- a CDS encoding 4-hydroxybenzoate 3-monooxygenase, whose product MRTTVGIIGAGPAGLLLARLLHNAGIDSVVLESRDREYVERRQRAGILEQGTVDVLREAGAGARMDREGLRHDGIELRFDRKRHRVDFPALTGGRSVMVYAQTEVCKDLIALQLADGGPLLFEAEALAVEDADSDGPRVRFRREGREDVLECEYVVGCDGFWGVARTAIPAELTQVFERTYPFGWLGILADVPPSHDELVYARHDRGFALLSMRSPSVSRLYLQVPDGTDAEEWGDEEIWDELERRFETADGWKLDRGPITQKSVTPMRSYVHEPMRHGRLFLAGDAAHIVPPTGAKGLNLAVGDVVTFARALTHEKETGSAELLDAYSETCLRRVWQAERFSYDMTTLLHRTPDATPFEDRLQLARLERIAGAPSAETDLAEGYTGFPLD is encoded by the coding sequence ATGCGTACCACCGTCGGCATCATCGGAGCCGGCCCCGCCGGGCTCCTGCTCGCCCGGCTGCTTCACAACGCCGGTATCGACTCGGTCGTCCTGGAGAGCCGCGACCGGGAGTACGTGGAGCGGCGGCAGCGGGCCGGGATCCTGGAGCAGGGGACCGTCGACGTGCTGCGCGAGGCCGGCGCCGGCGCGCGCATGGACCGGGAGGGGCTGCGCCACGACGGCATCGAGCTGCGCTTCGACAGGAAGCGTCACCGCGTGGACTTCCCCGCCCTCACCGGCGGCCGGTCCGTGATGGTGTACGCGCAGACCGAGGTCTGCAAGGACCTCATCGCCCTCCAGCTGGCGGACGGCGGCCCGCTCCTCTTCGAGGCGGAGGCGCTCGCCGTCGAGGACGCCGACAGTGACGGTCCGCGGGTGCGGTTCCGGCGCGAGGGGCGCGAGGACGTACTGGAGTGCGAGTACGTCGTCGGCTGTGACGGTTTCTGGGGGGTGGCCCGTACGGCGATCCCCGCCGAACTCACCCAGGTCTTCGAACGGACGTACCCCTTCGGCTGGCTCGGCATCCTCGCCGACGTACCGCCCTCGCACGACGAGCTGGTCTACGCCCGCCACGACCGCGGCTTCGCCCTTCTGTCCATGCGGTCCCCGTCCGTCTCCCGCCTCTACCTCCAGGTGCCGGACGGCACCGACGCCGAGGAGTGGGGCGACGAGGAGATCTGGGACGAGCTGGAGCGCCGCTTCGAGACCGCCGACGGCTGGAAGCTCGACCGGGGGCCCATCACCCAGAAGTCCGTGACACCGATGCGGAGTTACGTCCATGAGCCGATGCGCCACGGACGCCTGTTCCTGGCCGGGGACGCAGCGCACATCGTGCCGCCCACCGGTGCCAAGGGGCTCAACCTCGCCGTCGGTGACGTCGTGACCTTCGCGCGCGCACTGACGCACGAGAAGGAGACGGGGTCGGCGGAACTGCTCGACGCCTACTCCGAGACCTGTCTGCGCCGCGTCTGGCAGGCCGAGCGGTTCTCGTACGACATGACGACCCTCCTGCACCGGACCCCGGACGCCACCCCCTTCGAGGACCGGCTCCAGCTGGCCCGGCTGGAACGCATCGCCGGCGCCCCCTCGGCGGAGACCGACCTCGCCGAGGGGTACACGGGTTTCCCACTCGACTGA
- a CDS encoding ABC transporter ATP-binding protein, protein MTTTPLADRTATTVAARATELSKVYGQGETQVVALDQVSVDFRQAEFTAIMGPSGSGKSTLMHCVAGLDSFSSGSVRIGDTELGSLKDKQLTKLRRDKIGFIFQAFNLLPTLTALENITLPMDIAGRKPDKEWLDSVISMIGLADRLRHRPSQLSGGQQQRVAVARALASRPDIIFGDEPTGNLDSRAGAEVLGFLRNSVRELGQTVVMVTHDPVAAAYADRVVFLADGRIVDELYGPTADSVLDRMKQLDTRTVRTS, encoded by the coding sequence GTGACCACAACTCCCCTCGCCGACCGGACCGCCACCACGGTGGCCGCCCGCGCCACGGAACTGTCCAAGGTCTACGGACAGGGAGAGACGCAGGTCGTCGCCCTCGACCAGGTCTCCGTCGACTTCCGGCAGGCCGAGTTCACCGCGATCATGGGCCCGTCCGGTTCCGGCAAGTCCACGCTGATGCACTGTGTCGCGGGCCTGGACTCGTTCTCGTCCGGCTCCGTGCGCATCGGCGACACCGAGCTGGGCTCGCTCAAGGACAAGCAGCTCACCAAGCTCCGCCGGGACAAGATCGGCTTCATCTTCCAGGCGTTCAACCTGCTGCCGACGCTGACCGCCCTGGAGAACATCACCCTCCCGATGGACATCGCCGGCCGGAAGCCCGACAAGGAGTGGCTGGATTCGGTGATCTCGATGATCGGCCTGGCCGACCGTCTCCGGCACCGTCCGTCCCAGCTCTCCGGCGGCCAGCAGCAGCGCGTCGCCGTGGCCCGGGCACTGGCCTCCCGCCCCGACATCATCTTCGGCGACGAACCGACCGGAAACCTCGACTCCCGCGCGGGCGCCGAGGTACTGGGCTTCCTGCGCAACTCCGTACGGGAGCTGGGGCAGACGGTCGTGATGGTGACCCACGACCCGGTGGCGGCGGCGTACGCGGACCGGGTGGTCTTCCTCGCGGACGGACGCATCGTGGACGAGCTCTACGGCCCGACGGCCGACAGCGTCCTGGACCGCATGAAGCAGCTGGACACCAGGACGGTCCGCACCAGCTGA